A single genomic interval of Leptolyngbyaceae cyanobacterium harbors:
- a CDS encoding helix-turn-helix transcriptional regulator, whose translation MSQESSKLSSFLASARQHKKLTLRAVETATGISNAYLSQLETGKIRSPSPVILQKLSELYGIPYSTILELAGYPVPKSETLDTSLTDIAARLGPVTPEEADELADYLKYLRLKQKKRKY comes from the coding sequence ATGAGTCAAGAATCCAGTAAGTTAAGTTCATTTCTTGCATCTGCACGCCAGCATAAAAAACTGACGCTACGTGCTGTTGAAACAGCAACAGGGATTTCAAATGCCTATTTGAGTCAGTTGGAGACAGGTAAAATTCGCTCACCTTCTCCAGTTATCTTGCAGAAGCTCAGTGAGCTTTATGGCATCCCTTACTCAACGATTCTGGAACTCGCTGGTTATCCAGTACCAAAGAGCGAAACATTAGACACATCACTCACAGATATTGCTGCTAGGTTAGGGCCAGTGACTCCAGAAGAGGCAGATGAACTGGCTGATTACTTGAAGTATCTGCGATTAAAGCAAAAGAAGCGGAAATACTAA
- a CDS encoding IS66 family transposase encodes MELHCLSIIEQIPPSDWEKTPASVKKMVELMMQRINLLEQQALELLEVQQQLLEKVNQTSKNSSSPPSSDPPGFGHKSPKKSGKKRGGQPGHEGKSRNLYPIEKCTSVIEHHPIKCSSCGESLNGVDPDPLRHQIVEIPPIEPIVIEHRLHQLTCERCGKDTRAKLPDNVNPSGYGVRVVATVALLSGLYRNSHRMVQSALADLFGISMSLGTVNKLRVEASNAVADCVQEAHVYIQQQEVVGADETSFNQANIDGGNPQQRQAWLWVAVTPLVTFFEIALTRCTQAAKNLLGENFAGILTSDRHGAYNWVTIERRQLCWAHLKREFIKISERPGVSQELGNRLLQQLEKLFELWQRVRDGTLARNDFVELVKDIRQQIISLLQQAAEYQITSKEKTPLAKTVRTCRQLLKVEGAMWLFVTTPYVEPTNNAAERAIRPAVIWRRTSFGSQTKAGSTFVARMLTVVTTLKSQERNILEFITTAVAHAREGFRERQPNGKSAPSLLPEVE; translated from the coding sequence ATGGAACTGCATTGCCTCAGCATAATAGAGCAAATTCCCCCCTCGGATTGGGAGAAAACTCCAGCCAGCGTCAAAAAAATGGTGGAGTTAATGATGCAGCGCATTAACTTATTAGAACAACAGGCTCTTGAATTACTCGAAGTCCAGCAACAATTATTAGAAAAAGTCAATCAGACATCAAAAAATTCATCATCACCACCCTCAAGTGACCCCCCTGGATTTGGTCATAAATCACCGAAAAAAAGCGGCAAGAAAAGAGGTGGTCAACCAGGCCATGAAGGAAAAAGCCGCAACTTATACCCAATTGAAAAATGCACCTCGGTGATAGAGCATCATCCCATAAAATGCTCAAGTTGTGGAGAAAGCCTTAATGGAGTTGATCCAGACCCACTACGCCACCAAATAGTTGAGATTCCACCGATTGAACCAATCGTAATAGAACATCGCCTACACCAATTGACCTGTGAGCGATGTGGAAAGGACACTCGTGCCAAACTGCCAGACAACGTAAACCCAAGTGGATACGGTGTGAGAGTAGTGGCAACGGTAGCACTATTGAGTGGATTATACCGTAACAGCCACCGAATGGTACAAAGCGCCCTGGCCGACTTGTTTGGGATCTCAATGTCCTTGGGGACAGTCAACAAACTGAGAGTGGAAGCCAGCAATGCAGTAGCCGATTGTGTTCAGGAAGCTCATGTTTACATCCAGCAACAAGAAGTTGTCGGAGCGGATGAAACCAGCTTCAATCAAGCTAATATCGACGGTGGAAATCCACAACAAAGACAAGCTTGGCTATGGGTAGCAGTCACACCGCTAGTGACATTTTTTGAGATTGCACTGACTCGTTGCACTCAAGCGGCTAAAAACCTTCTAGGTGAGAACTTTGCTGGAATTTTAACCTCGGATAGGCATGGTGCATATAACTGGGTTACCATCGAACGTCGGCAATTATGTTGGGCACATCTAAAAAGAGAATTTATCAAAATCTCAGAACGTCCAGGGGTATCGCAAGAATTAGGAAATCGATTACTTCAACAACTTGAAAAGTTATTTGAATTATGGCAGAGGGTAAGGGATGGAACTCTTGCTCGTAACGATTTTGTAGAATTAGTCAAAGATATTCGTCAGCAAATAATATCACTGTTACAACAAGCCGCAGAGTACCAGATTACGTCCAAGGAGAAAACCCCTTTGGCTAAAACGGTTCGCACTTGTCGTCAACTACTGAAAGTTGAGGGTGCAATGTGGTTGTTTGTAACAACTCCCTACGTTGAACCAACGAACAATGCCGCAGAAAGAGCGATTCGTCCGGCGGTAATCTGGCGGCGTACCAGTTTTGGTTCTCAAACCAAAGCCGGGAGTACTTTTGTGGCACGAATGCTGACTGTGGTGACCACACTTAAATCTCAAGAGCGTAATATTTTGGAGTTTATTACCACTGCGGTTGCCCATGCTCGTGAAGGCTTCCGTGAGCGTCAGCCGAACGGTAAATCTGCTCCTTCTTTGCTTCCAGAAGTCGAATGA
- a CDS encoding competence protein CoiA family protein, whose product MWLRYGIAQDRTLVAIEDVPSGKTDLKCPYCDGELTAKKGRRKEHHFAHTNETCREVDRDSRSVPYLPLYDNFNIWLTGKELKQLKDLWNHYGIKDIGIDESQVPKILIKEKLLERNVYRYGGEYQFTRLGKIPVGALSLMLFNQVQEPMLLEKLQQLEESAQTAYLKNSPLLNECLRDLQIYRAEFRKILLHTLYYLQADTGEITIYKIAVTQRNVTERLAEIERDLRSHFQSFSIKVLGQWPYRGNVEKYFKHRYSFFNFSIGDLTEYYNFFTPEQAKFALRDLRRMEPKSLSGIEADILAGEPSQTENLIAAQERADR is encoded by the coding sequence ATGTGGCTCAGATACGGCATTGCTCAAGACAGAACCTTGGTGGCGATCGAGGACGTTCCAAGCGGGAAAACTGACCTAAAATGCCCGTACTGCGATGGCGAACTGACCGCCAAGAAGGGACGCCGGAAAGAACATCACTTCGCGCATACCAACGAAACTTGCCGAGAAGTCGATCGCGATAGTCGCTCCGTTCCTTACTTGCCCCTGTACGACAACTTCAATATCTGGCTAACCGGGAAAGAACTCAAGCAACTCAAAGACCTTTGGAACCACTACGGAATCAAAGACATAGGCATTGATGAAAGCCAAGTACCAAAAATTCTAATTAAAGAAAAATTACTGGAACGAAATGTATATCGCTACGGCGGCGAATATCAGTTTACAAGGCTAGGTAAAATCCCCGTTGGGGCATTATCTTTGATGCTCTTCAACCAAGTACAAGAGCCGATGCTGTTAGAGAAGTTGCAGCAGTTGGAAGAAAGCGCACAAACTGCTTATTTGAAAAACTCGCCATTGCTCAACGAATGCTTGCGAGATTTGCAGATTTACCGGGCTGAATTTCGCAAAATCTTACTGCATACTCTCTACTATCTTCAAGCCGATACTGGCGAAATAACCATTTACAAAATTGCGGTAACTCAGCGTAATGTCACTGAAAGATTAGCTGAGATTGAACGAGATTTACGATCGCATTTCCAATCCTTCTCAATTAAAGTATTGGGGCAATGGCCGTATCGCGGCAACGTAGAGAAATACTTTAAGCATCGATATTCTTTTTTTAATTTTTCCATCGGAGACTTGACCGAATACTATAACTTTTTCACTCCCGAACAAGCTAAGTTTGCGCTTCGTGACTTGCGACGGATGGAGCCAAAGTCACTGTCGGGAATTGAGGCAGACATTCTGGCGGGTGAACCAAGTCAAACTGAAAATTTGATTGCAGCACAAGAGCGTGCTGACAGGTGA
- a CDS encoding PD-(D/E)XK nuclease family protein: MWSISAAKTFSRCQRQWYYKNCLSSWNAKDPIRRQAYLLSKLQSISSWRGNIVDSVISEVVVPALKMRQIPSLISAQQRATELFERQLKFACQHPLYQPGLAPSKIGSDFAVFHCIEYDKKIHKQELEQAKFEINQALINLFSMPELFSELKAAQYLVTQPPLSFIHTDEPVRAVPDVVAFYSNKPPLIIDWKVHTFGVYRAWKQLGIYALALSEGKPHKGFPKFSQWKVTEFRLQEIQLLKNKIRSYKLDEMRIAEIDNFIAESISTIKLILGDAKKSTVNPQNLLPASSPEICQSCNYRSICWESA; this comes from the coding sequence ATGTGGTCAATATCTGCTGCGAAAACTTTTAGTAGATGTCAACGCCAGTGGTATTACAAGAACTGCTTGAGCAGTTGGAATGCCAAAGATCCTATCCGTCGCCAAGCTTACCTACTTAGCAAATTGCAAAGTATTAGCTCTTGGAGAGGCAACATAGTAGATTCTGTAATTAGTGAAGTAGTTGTGCCTGCACTTAAAATGAGACAAATTCCATCACTAATTAGTGCTCAACAGAGAGCAACTGAGCTATTTGAACGACAATTGAAGTTTGCTTGTCAACACCCTTTATATCAGCCCGGTCTTGCCCCCTCTAAGATAGGGAGCGATTTTGCTGTATTTCACTGTATAGAGTATGACAAGAAAATTCATAAACAGGAATTAGAGCAGGCAAAATTCGAAATCAATCAGGCACTCATAAATTTATTTTCAATGCCTGAGCTTTTCTCAGAACTAAAAGCAGCACAGTATCTTGTTACCCAACCCCCACTTTCATTTATACACACTGATGAACCCGTTAGAGCTGTACCTGACGTTGTTGCATTCTATTCCAACAAGCCTCCCTTAATTATTGATTGGAAGGTTCATACTTTTGGTGTCTATCGAGCTTGGAAACAACTTGGAATTTATGCGCTGGCGCTAAGCGAGGGGAAACCACACAAGGGGTTTCCAAAGTTCTCACAATGGAAGGTTACTGAATTTCGACTTCAGGAGATTCAACTACTGAAGAACAAGATTCGGTCTTATAAATTAGATGAAATGCGTATTGCTGAAATTGATAACTTTATTGCTGAAAGTATCAGCACGATAAAGCTCATCTTGGGGGATGCCAAAAAATCAACAGTTAATCCTCAGAATCTTTTGCCAGCCTCTTCTCCTGAAATTTGTCAGTCCTGTAATTATCGTTCAATTTGTTGGGAGTCTGCATAG
- a CDS encoding transposase: protein MLNLTYEYKLILTNVQRETFDRWLEICRKVYNFALRERKDWVNSRKCDINSCSIRQEYIIHADAPRPTFARQCKTLAEAKKSIPELKLPHTHVLQQVLRQLEAAFVAMWERGHGFPRFKKRMRSFVFPQLNLESVKRFNGEDWVNLPKIGLVKIHISRPIPEGFEVKQIRVVKRASGYYAMLTLQCDVEVPSAFPSGHGLGIDLGLEHFLATSDGELIDRPRFCVDGQRKLKLLQRQLKRKKKGSRKFRQLHHEIAKHHEYISNSRKDFHFKTAHYLCDRAQTVFAEDLNLKAMSAGMFCKHTLDAGFGQFLNILSHVCFKRGVYFAKVDANGTSQTCPKCQTHTGKKLLSERVHNCTECGYETNRDVAAAQVVLQRGYTAVGHIAVNFGEGK, encoded by the coding sequence ATGCTGAATCTCACCTACGAGTACAAACTCATTCTTACCAACGTGCAACGCGAAACCTTCGACCGCTGGCTAGAAATTTGCCGGAAGGTTTACAACTTTGCGTTGCGCGAACGGAAAGATTGGGTTAATTCTCGAAAGTGTGATATCAACTCGTGCAGTATCAGGCAGGAATACATCATCCATGCTGATGCACCACGTCCAACCTTTGCTCGTCAGTGCAAAACCTTGGCAGAAGCCAAAAAATCAATCCCTGAATTAAAACTCCCTCATACTCATGTGTTGCAGCAAGTGTTACGCCAATTAGAGGCGGCATTTGTGGCAATGTGGGAGCGCGGACACGGTTTTCCTAGATTCAAGAAGCGGATGCGCTCATTTGTGTTTCCTCAGTTGAATCTGGAATCTGTCAAGCGGTTTAACGGTGAAGATTGGGTTAATCTGCCCAAGATTGGCTTAGTCAAAATACACATATCGCGTCCAATCCCTGAAGGGTTTGAGGTCAAGCAAATTCGCGTTGTGAAACGAGCTTCTGGCTATTACGCTATGCTCACCTTGCAATGCGATGTTGAAGTACCATCCGCATTCCCCTCCGGTCATGGACTAGGGATTGATTTAGGATTAGAACACTTTTTAGCAACGTCTGATGGAGAGTTGATTGATAGACCTCGGTTCTGTGTAGATGGGCAACGCAAGCTGAAATTGCTGCAACGTCAACTGAAGCGCAAGAAAAAAGGGTCTAGGAAGTTTCGTCAGCTACACCATGAAATTGCCAAACACCACGAGTACATATCGAACAGTCGGAAAGACTTTCATTTCAAGACCGCTCATTATTTATGCGACCGAGCGCAAACCGTTTTTGCTGAGGATTTGAATCTCAAAGCCATGTCAGCAGGAATGTTTTGCAAGCACACACTTGATGCAGGATTTGGGCAGTTCCTTAATATTTTGAGCCATGTCTGTTTTAAGCGAGGTGTGTATTTCGCCAAAGTTGATGCCAATGGAACTAGCCAGACTTGCCCAAAGTGTCAAACGCATACAGGCAAGAAACTCCTATCTGAGCGTGTCCATAATTGTACTGAATGTGGTTATGAAACTAATCGAGATGTGGCAGCAGCGCAAGTTGTGTTGCAACGTGGCTATACAGCGGTGGGGCACATCGCAGTGAATTTTGGGGAGGGCAAGTAG
- a CDS encoding ParB/RepB/Spo0J family partition protein: MSSSKKDQPYTSKLRGVAALLGEPEVEAAARPIEISAIQLPSKQPRRYFDPEKLQQLAASIKEHGILEPLLVRPINGGTYELVAGERRYRAAQIVGITSVPVVVRELSDEQALVISLTENLQREDLNPVEETEGILQLLAFRLQVNLEEARALLYRMQNELKGKVTQNVLGNSQGQEIEELFSSLGLMSWESFVTSRLPLLNLPEDIIGVLREGRIEYTKACAIARIKDTQKREEFLSEAIEENWSLSQIKERIKAIRPAKSEPTQNTLKNRMKEVSRQLLVAKFWDNPKKQKALEKLLSQMEALLADEQ, translated from the coding sequence GTGAGTTCGAGCAAAAAAGACCAACCCTATACCAGTAAACTTAGAGGTGTCGCGGCACTGCTAGGAGAACCAGAAGTAGAGGCAGCTGCACGACCGATTGAAATTTCTGCCATCCAGTTACCGTCAAAGCAACCCAGGCGATATTTCGATCCAGAAAAGTTACAACAACTGGCAGCTTCTATCAAAGAACACGGTATCCTAGAACCATTGCTAGTACGACCGATAAATGGGGGAACCTACGAGCTAGTAGCTGGAGAACGCCGCTATCGAGCCGCTCAAATAGTTGGAATTACCAGCGTACCAGTAGTAGTGAGGGAACTGAGCGACGAGCAAGCTCTAGTGATATCTTTAACGGAGAACTTGCAACGGGAAGATTTAAATCCGGTTGAAGAGACAGAAGGCATTCTGCAATTACTGGCTTTCAGGCTGCAAGTAAATCTGGAAGAAGCTCGTGCCCTACTGTATCGAATGCAAAACGAACTAAAAGGAAAAGTTACCCAAAACGTTTTGGGTAATTCTCAAGGGCAGGAAATTGAGGAATTGTTTAGCTCCTTGGGGCTGATGAGTTGGGAATCTTTCGTCACCAGTAGGCTACCTTTGTTGAATCTGCCAGAAGATATTATTGGAGTCTTGCGGGAAGGACGCATCGAATATACGAAGGCTTGCGCGATCGCTCGAATTAAAGACACACAGAAGCGAGAAGAATTTTTGTCGGAAGCGATCGAGGAGAATTGGTCGCTCAGCCAAATCAAAGAACGCATTAAAGCTATTCGTCCAGCTAAATCAGAACCAACACAAAATACCTTAAAAAATAGAATGAAAGAAGTATCGCGTCAGTTACTCGTAGCTAAGTTTTGGGACAATCCGAAAAAGCAAAAAGCTTTGGAAAAACTGCTTAGCCAGATGGAAGCACTTTTAGCAGATGAGCAATAA
- a CDS encoding ParA family protein produces the protein MNQESPRLQTGELSIIELAISDQLPKSKFFRTENATTTSTFFPMSRIIALFNQSGGVSKTTLTMNLGYHLALRHPNRVLLVDMDPQASLTTFMGLDPVELETTVYDAVVGEQPLAIQGKIHGLDIAPSNINLSAAELELVASMMREMRLKNALAPLLPNYDFILIDCPPSLGILSIVSLVAATHVLVPIQTQFKAFQGTDLLLRTIAGLRKAANRNLAIAGFIPTMYDGRTAQETRTFKAITEQLSPLAKVYDPVPRTIAFPDASEARVPLAKANSKHPAVAVLNKIAKSLESLK, from the coding sequence ATGAACCAAGAATCCCCTCGTCTTCAGACGGGGGAGTTGTCAATAATAGAATTAGCTATATCCGATCAGTTACCAAAGTCAAAGTTTTTCAGAACGGAAAACGCCACAACCACTTCAACATTTTTTCCTATGTCGCGCATCATAGCGTTATTCAATCAAAGCGGCGGTGTCTCGAAAACTACTCTCACCATGAACTTGGGCTACCACTTAGCTCTACGTCATCCCAACCGTGTGCTTTTAGTTGACATGGACCCGCAAGCTTCGCTTACCACCTTTATGGGACTCGATCCGGTGGAACTGGAAACTACCGTTTACGATGCGGTGGTGGGAGAACAACCATTAGCAATTCAGGGAAAAATTCACGGTTTAGACATAGCTCCATCTAATATTAATTTAAGCGCTGCCGAACTAGAATTGGTAGCAAGTATGATGCGAGAGATGCGCTTGAAAAATGCTTTAGCTCCCCTACTGCCCAACTATGATTTTATCCTGATTGACTGTCCTCCCAGTTTGGGTATATTGAGTATCGTTAGTTTGGTAGCAGCTACTCATGTTTTAGTGCCGATCCAAACTCAATTTAAAGCGTTTCAAGGTACAGATCTATTATTAAGGACAATTGCAGGACTGAGAAAAGCAGCTAATCGCAATTTAGCGATCGCGGGTTTCATTCCAACCATGTACGATGGTCGTACAGCACAAGAAACGCGAACTTTTAAAGCTATTACCGAGCAGTTGTCTCCTTTGGCCAAAGTTTACGATCCCGTTCCTCGCACGATCGCTTTTCCAGATGCTTCGGAAGCTAGAGTACCTTTAGCTAAAGCTAACTCCAAACATCCAGCCGTAGCTGTATTAAACAAAATTGCCAAAAGTTTAGAGAGTCTAAAGTGA